A single region of the Neomonachus schauinslandi chromosome 3, ASM220157v2, whole genome shotgun sequence genome encodes:
- the LOC110587690 gene encoding U6 snRNA-associated Sm-like protein LSm3 yields the protein MADNVDQQQTTNTVEEPLDLISLSLDERIYVKMRNDRELRGRLHAYDQHLNILGDVEETVTTIEIDENLNTAILPIFLYEEIYKSTKRNIPVLFVRGDGVVLVAPPLRVG from the coding sequence ATGGCGGACAACGTGGACCAGCAACAAACTACCAACACTGTAGAAGAGCCCCTGGATCTCATCAGCCTCAGCCTGGATGAGCgaatttatgtgaaaatgagaaatgacagaGAGCTTCGAGGCAGATTACATGCTTATGATCAGCATTTAAATATACTGGGAGATGTGGAAGAAACTGTGACTACTATAGAAATTGATGAGAACCTGAATACAGCCAtattgcctatatttttataCGAAGAGATATATAAATCAACAAAACGGAATATTCCAGTGCTTTTTGTTCGGGGAGATGGTGTTGTACTAGTTGCCCCTCCATTAAGAGTTGGCTGA